From the genome of Nicotiana tabacum cultivar K326 chromosome 2, ASM71507v2, whole genome shotgun sequence:
CTAGTGCATCTAGGAGTCTTGAACTGACTCATTGCAGCCCCATTTCCAATGAAATATTccaatattttcttaaaagtaccTCTCTCCACAATACAAAGCTCTAAGGGTCCAATTGAATTGGTTTTTCTTGATACAACATACCCATGATCAACAAATGAAGCATCCATTTCTCTACAACACTCTCCTAGAACCATTTCTTCAACTTCACCTTTAATTTCCCAGTAAATCACATAGTGCCCTGGTTGCTTTGTCACGTTCGCATGGCTCGTGAAATCTACTAGGTCGGCTCGTGCCTTGCTTAGTATTTGCGAACCTCTCTCCACCACTAACTGAAGGTCTTTCTCTGTGTTCTTATCGATATTCACTGTTAATATCAGCTTTCTCCTGCATATGAAGTTAAGTTTGGGCGTCTTCTTGTAAAAACTAGCAACTTCAACCACATCGCCTAACCTATATCTATATAGACCTGCAAATAGCGGTTTCAGATGGTCAAAAGTGAAACCAAATAAGTATACACATCAGTTGATAATATATACATTTAAGCATATATCAATTTGGTAAAGAATGACCAAAATGTTATCtatcataatttttaatattattaggtCACCCAAAAGAAACCTACAAGTTAGCCTCCTTAAAATGTCAGAACTTTGTAATCTTGAAAATAAGATAGGTTACCTGATATAACATGTTAAGGTGACCCGatgatataaaataaattatactaTGGTGCATATAATTTAACTTTATGATTTATTATTGAAGTTGCATGGCCAAACTCACCAATTTCTTTCCTAATCGGGTGCATGtcgaacaagataaactgaaatTCTCCACAATTGTTTACGTCCAATATTCATAGTTCATGAAATTGCACACAAATgtttatgtttaaacttaaaAAAGGTCTACACACTGTGGCATATGTAGAGTTCTACTGActggttcaattgaacccataactttcgacgcgaaataaaatttatatgtaaaaattcgttaaaattacaaaaaaatagatatgaactcataactttacaaatataatgggttcaatccCACAACCTTAAAGTTAAACTCATAAGGTTTAAATCCTGGACCCGCCTATGTTAATACACTAATTTTTTGGACACTATCAAGTTATTTGAAGGTATTTGCAGTTAACTACTCATAACAAGTAAAATTGATAACTTGAAAAATAAGGTAAGTCACTTCTATTTACAAATTCGTATAATCTACATACCTGTGAAAGTTGTTAGGACGATTTCATATTGTTGTCCAATCTTTACTTGAGATAGGGGCACAACGTCACCTTCTATGAAATCATCGTTGGCTGAATTAATATTTCCATTTTGGTAATTATAATGCGACTTCTGTCTATAAAGGGGTATGAACTCAAAGTAAGAAAAAGTTGGTATCACTGCAAAAGTAACATTTTCTGGTGGAGAAGAAGGATCCACATTTACTCCAATCCAACTCTCAGTGGACCCATAATCAGCACTCACCAAAGGCAATTCCCCTCCATAATGCCTTAATTTTGTCAAGTATGGCTGCATTGAGCCTGTCATTATTGAGTAAACATACTTAGCATTTGGCCATAATTTTGGTATTAGGCAACACCAATCTTCCCTTTTTAGCTCTTCACATATTGATTCAATCCTTGAAGCCAATTCTGGATTAGGCAAATTAATTATCTCTAATACAGCTTTTCGCATTTTGATTATGTTAATTCTTGAGCTAAGACTACCTTCCCTTAAGTCATGACATAATTCCTTCCACAACTCCTCAAATGATCTGAATGCTTGAACCATACTATATGCAAAAGTTGAAGTAACAAATTCTACTTCCTGAGAAAAATGCAAGCCAAGAAGGAGGTGACAATATGTGGATTGTTTGTAATCTCCACTTGAAATGACTGCTTCAGAACTGCAAGTGAAGGACTTTGTCTCTTGCTGTTTAGCCTTGAATTCCTCACTAGCATAATAGTGAGTTGTAGCTGTTCCTGCTATTAGTCCTCCTTTTGTTTTATATTGTTTGCTGCTGTATATGAATTCAAGAATTTTTCCTCCTCCTTTTATTGGATAAAGACTGCgggaaaaaaaacaagaagatgAAAAAGATATGCGGCTTTATACTTATTATTTTATGAGATTGGAaatattccatatatatatatatacacatacctTGATCTATATGCTGCTGCCAACTTGAAAATCTGAAGAGTGGTTTGTGAGCTATGGCAAGTAAAAGGCACAAACTTTTGTCTTCCCTCAGTAGTTCCAGAACTAAACGCAGTTTCCACAAGCAAGAAAAATATCATTAGACAGTTAAAAAAAAACTTCTACTTTtattgaaaaaaggaaaaagaaaataaattgctGCGGTCTCTCATTTCGATGCATTATTAGCAAGAAGAAACAAATAGTAATACGTACTTTTTGTCATGTAAATTACTAAGACGAGACAACCTTTCGATTGTACAATAATTGGTTCCCATAACCATAAGTATCCTCCTCAGTTTAAAAAAGGGGTTTTAAAGGAAAACAAATATCTAAAAGAAGGTAAATGGGCTGATCCTTCATTTGTCCTGATATACTCATGCCCAATGGCGTGATAAGGGTGTAAGTACTTCGTTTGAATTCTTCAGATACAATAAAAATACTTCGGCATACCCATATCTGATATATACTTCCGCGAAAACTTATAGAAGAGTCCGAGCAATATAGGGtaaaaaattaaatgataaaacgtGAAGGTGGACAAAAAATCTCACCTCAAAGATAGATTGGTAATGGGGTGTTGAGTGAGGAGAGGAGCAGTATCTCCATCAGCAATTCTCTGAATATAAGGCTCTAAATCTGCATGAGAAACAAGAGGGACCAAAGAAGTATAAATCGTTTCTAATGCATTTTCATCCATTTCTTGAAGTTTGATATCTCCAAGCCATTTCTTGAGATATTCCACACCATGGTTAAGTTCAAGAATCTGGCGTAGTGTCTGCTGCTGTACGAGGTCAGCATCCTCCGCAACTTCCTCGAACCAACGAATAATTTCTGTTTCTGCTTTGTGCTTATGATTGATAATCTCTGTTTCTTGTTCCATTTGCTAGTTCCAGGGCATGCAGCAAGCCGCAAGAAATTATAATGTAATAGGTTACTAGTTTTTTCGAAAGGCTTTCATTCGTTTGCTTTTTTAAAGAAATTGACTACTCATAAACTCTACAAGTGGTAACCTTGGAATTATCTTGGAGCTGCCAATGTCAAGACTTTATATCTCACTGAGATATTGCTTCTATGAAAATGATAATATAGAAAAATGTGGcttttttactttctttctaTAAATGGTGTTTTTACTTTCAAATCTCCACTACATTGagtgagaagaaaaaagaaaattaaaggagACCACTTGCATTATAACCATCGTCTACTAGTTCAAGTGAATCATAACTTTCAATATGAATTTATACGTAACATTCTAGTAAAATCTCAACAAATATTAGTTTTGAACATATAATTTTCAGTACAATGaattcaatattaaaaaaatttaaaagttgaaCTCTTTAAATTCAATAttaggggtgtgtttggtacgagtTCCAATTTTCCCATgtatgtttggttggcttaaatgttttggaaaatattttctttatgaactcatttttctccaattggaggatcattttcctccaattgaaggaaaataattttcttatcaATAGAAGGGAAAatactttccaaaaatctttctcaaccttccccaccctcaccCACCCACCTCAGACCCACCCACCTAACCccacccctctctctctctccaaaaaggctcttttttttttcaaattttaatttttttccgtCACCACCCACCCTACAACTCCATCTCCCCCCAAaggttacttttttttttatataattacaaatttctgttttttcgtttttctgtaCCACCCACCCCTACTGTTCCCCACCTCGcacaaaaaaaaagttttttttgtagttttcaaatttctgttttttttctgcaccacccaccccctTCTCCCCACCCCCAGACCACTGCCCCCCACCCCGcacaaaaaaagtttttttttattttttttataattttaaatttctgatttttcgtttttctgcactcccggaaaaaaaaatattttttttatatattttcagttttagttttttcatctttcggtttacagagttcgaaattttacaagttccaaagttatgagttcggaggtttatgtgtttggaagtttacaggtttaaaaattataaaatttatgaGTTCGAAATTTCgcggtttcgaaagtttagcggttcagaagtttatgaaatttgtgggttcgaaaggttgttggttcgaaaaTTTATGACTTCAtgttattgtatctaaattatttatgaatactcttgagaagttattttcgttaatttacgtatcaaacaccgaaaaatgaataagattactacttatttttaaaaaaatattttcttgaaaaacattttccgttataccaaacacaccctagcTTTTGAGAACCTTTTTGTGGCATTGATATCTAGAGTGTGGGAAATTCCCCTTTGATTAAAATGAAATCAAGAAgagaaaatattaaagaaaggAAGCATCCCCCGATATATCAGAAATAATTGTGTACGATGCTTTATGGACCATATATCAGAAAGAGAGATTCCTTTCTGGAATTGATAGAGATAAGTACTTACAGGGGATGGACCAAAAACCATTAATTTGACAGCTATGCTAAAAAACCATTTACTTCTGTTCCTATTTCCTAGTAGTACATAATAACATGGCTGTTGATATTTGCACTCGTCCATATAAATATCGAATTATTGTTGAATCTCCTTAATCCAGGTTCGTTCTTTATCTGGTACTCGTGGTATCgatatttttattgtattttttctgctcacgggagttggtacctcccgttttTCAGTTTTCCTTTGTTGTGTGAGTTAAATTGTTGATATCTTACCTCGTACTAGTTTATTTACCATATTAGTGTGCCTGTTGTTGCAACTTATATTCTTCTGGTTTGGTCTGTTGCCTTGTATGATAGTGATTCCCCTTACTTCGCTGTAGGTAGAGTGGCTGTGGTCTGCGATGCtcgagtgaggtcatgtcctTGGGGGGAACGGGGGGTGGGGCGGGAGGTAGGGCAGGGTTTAAGGGTTGGCGGGAGGCAAgggaggtaaagggaacaagggtgtctgtaggttgagaattgggtcatggaatgtaggtacattgacgggtaaatctatagagttggtgaagatcctccagaagaggagggtcaatatagcgtgtgtccaggagacaaggtgggtagggtcgagggCGAGGGACGTGgacgggtataaactttggtactcaggagtccagaaaggtaagaatggagtgggcatcttggtggatagggaacttagagagtcggtggttgaggttagacgagtgaatgatagattgatgactattaagttggtggttggagagtgcaccctaaacatcgttagcgcctatgcgccgcatgtgggcctagatgaggaggttaaacggCGCTTCTGGGAAgggttagatgagattgtgcgTCAGGTTTCGCCTGctgagaagctattcataggaagggatttcaatgggcatattgggtcgaccgcaggtggttatggcgaggtgcatggaggctttggtcttggggagaggaacggaggaggtacatcgttgttggacttcgctaaggcttatgggttggtgattgcgaactctagcttTCAGAAGAtggaggagcatttggttactttttaAAATGCAGTGGCGAAGACCCAGATTGACTATCTCATCCTCAAGAGGTGTGACAgagtgcaaggattgcaaggtgattccaggtgagatactcgcgacgcagcataggctcttggtgatggacgttggtattatgttaaagagaaggaaaaggtctactcgaggaagaccgagaatcaggtggggagccttaactaaggataaagcccaagcgttggaggggcggttgtcggctatgggagcttggaggagcagtggtgacgcgagcactatgtggtcaaCGACAGCAGACTGTATTAGGGAGgttgcgagagaggtgttaggggtctcgacgggcgtctctggtgggcacaaaggagactggtggtggaatgaagtggtccaaggtaaagtggaagcaaagaaggcggcgtacctgaagttagtggggagtataggtgaggaggagaggcgagtGTGCATGGATAGGTATAAGGCAGATACGAAGGAGGCTAAGTtggcggtcacagaggctaagactgcggcttatggtcgtatgtacgaggaattgggggaaaaagatggggagaagaagttattccggctggccaagttgagagagaggaaggctcgggatttggaccaagtgagatacatcaaggacgaagatggtagagtattgatggacggaatacctggagtgtaagttcagcactgagccaggggaagtgagcgtggatgtgaggcttgattcgcaggtcatcccgagtagaggcagcttcaagtaccttggttcaaTTTTctaggggggaggggagatcgacgaggatgtcacacaccgtattggggcaggatggatgaagtggaggttagcatctggagtcctgtgtgacaagagagtgccaccaatactcaaaggtaaattttataaagcggtggttagaccggccatgatatatggggttgagtgttggcctgttaagaactcacatatccagaagatgaaagtagcagaaatgaggatgttgcggtggatgtgcgggcacactaagatagataagattaggaatgatgatattcgggagaaggtgcatgtggctcccattgatgacaagatgcgggaagcgaggcttagatggttcggacatgttcagaggagaagcccagatgctccggtacggaggtgtgagcagctggttacggagggcacgagaagaggtagaggtcggcctaagaagtattggggagaggtgattaggcaagatatggcgaagctccagattttcgaggacatgacacttgataggaagatgtg
Proteins encoded in this window:
- the LOC107819824 gene encoding indole-3-acetic acid-amido synthetase GH3.10, with the translated sequence MEQETEIINHKHKAETEIIRWFEEVAEDADLVQQQTLRQILELNHGVEYLKKWLGDIKLQEMDENALETIYTSLVPLVSHADLEPYIQRIADGDTAPLLTQHPITNLSLSSGTTEGRQKFVPFTCHSSQTTLQIFKLAAAYRSSLYPIKGGGKILEFIYSSKQYKTKGGLIAGTATTHYYASEEFKAKQQETKSFTCSSEAVISSGDYKQSTYCHLLLGLHFSQEVEFVTSTFAYSMVQAFRSFEELWKELCHDLREGSLSSRINIIKMRKAVLEIINLPNPELASRIESICEELKREDWCCLIPKLWPNAKYVYSIMTGSMQPYLTKLRHYGGELPLVSADYGSTESWIGVNVDPSSPPENVTFAVIPTFSYFEFIPLYRQKSHYNYQNGNINSANDDFIEGDVVPLSQVKIGQQYEIVLTTFTGLYRYRLGDVVEVASFYKKTPKLNFICRRKLILTVNIDKNTEKDLQLVVERGSQILSKARADLVDFTSHANVTKQPGHYVIYWEIKGEVEEMVLGECCREMDASFVDHGYVVSRKTNSIGPLELCIVERGTFKKILEYFIGNGAAMSQFKTPRCTSNQVLLKILNVCTIKRFHSTAYG